A single window of Methylobacterium nodulans ORS 2060 DNA harbors:
- a CDS encoding IS630-like element ISMno11 family transposase (programmed frameshift) has protein sequence MPSALSVDLRQRVVSAVAEGASCHQAAARFGVSVASVSRWSRQQEGQGDVTPKPMGGDQRSQRIEAHAELILQTYQAHPQSFLHELCETLQEQGVPVSRSSLSRFFARHRITRKKRATYAAEQEREDVKAAREAWFAGQLELDPERLVFLDETAATTSMVRRYGWAPRGERCRLAAPAGHWKTTTVIAGLRTSGPDAIALLDGPVTGERFRAYVTDTLVPTLRPGDTVILDNLGAHKVAGVREAIAATGARLLYLPPYSPEFNPIEQAFAKLKALLRRAAARSVSELWAAIHQAFKCFSPAECRNYFTAAGYEDDAYAST, from the exons ATGCCCTCAGCTTTGTCTGTCGACCTGCGCCAGCGCGTCGTCTCGGCCGTTGCAGAAGGCGCCTCCTGCCATCAGGCCGCCGCGCGCTTCGGGGTCAGCGTGGCCAGCGTCAGCCGCTGGTCCAGGCAGCAGGAGGGCCAGGGAGATGTCACGCCCAAGCCCATGGGCGGCGACCAGCGCTCGCAGCGCATCGAGGCTCATGCCGAGCTCATCCTGCAGACCTACCAAGCCCACCCGCAGAGCTTCCTGCATGAGCTCTGCGAGACGCTCCAGGAGCAAGGCGTTCCGGTCAGCCGCAGTAGCCTGTCGCGCTTCTTCGCCCGGCACCGCATCACGCGGA AAAAAAGGGCGACGTACGCAGCTGAGCAGGAGCGGGAGGATGTAAAGGCGGCTCGTGAGGCGTGGTTTGCCGGCCAGCTTGAGCTGGATCCGGAGCGACTGGTGTTCCTGGATGAGACCGCCGCCACCACCAGCATGGTCCGCCGCTACGGCTGGGCCCCGCGCGGCGAGCGTTGCCGCCTCGCGGCACCCGCAGGGCACTGGAAAACCACCACTGTGATTGCCGGGCTGCGCACGAGCGGGCCTGACGCGATCGCTCTGCTGGACGGCCCTGTGACGGGCGAACGCTTCCGCGCCTACGTGACCGACACCCTGGTCCCCACCCTGAGACCCGGCGACACCGTGATCCTGGACAATCTGGGCGCTCACAAGGTGGCCGGCGTGCGCGAGGCGATCGCGGCAACCGGGGCCCGGCTGCTTTATCTTCCTCCGTACTCACCTGAGTTCAACCCGATTGAGCAGGCCTTCGCCAAGCTGAAAGCGCTGTTGCGCAGGGCGGCGGCCCGCAGTGTCAGTGAACTCTGGGCGGCGATCCACCAAGCCTTCAAATGCTTCTCGCCGGCTGAGTGCCGCAACTACTTCACAGCTGCTGGATACGAGGATGATGCTTACGCTTCAACCTGA
- a CDS encoding PLP-dependent aminotransferase family protein produces the protein MVAEMTTTSRRKAVLDLPLRLERGAGSQARRIHAAIRDAILDGQLAAGLRLPSSRALAEQLGVRRSVVVVAYEHLYGDGLVESRTGAGTYVAAGIQVHAPAPTAPVAITVPSRRACAVGSTTVSRNLLRRFGMAARRRIAQAGAADLFRGDPRGTRALREQIAAHLAASRGFRADPDCIIVVGSVQQGLRLCAEALFSPGDAVWTEDPGYPPTHRTLRAAGLQLIAIPVDAEGLDVTAGRKRSSDARAAYVTPSNQFPTSVSMPMPRRLALLEWAREARAWVLEDDYDNEFRYDGPPLTALAGLDGGDRVIYFGTFSKMLFSSVRLAYVVAPAAALERMIAARASYDRFPPSLLEGAVADLMADGTLAAHTRHVRKHYRMARDTLASALEQSAGTHLRIVKPAQGLHLLAYLAGDVSPEAASQILEQAGVESWLLSETRLEVHGPEGFILGFAGHTEADLRHAAVALGAAVRSVLG, from the coding sequence TTGGTAGCCGAAATGACGACCACTTCGCGGCGGAAAGCCGTGCTCGATCTGCCACTGCGCCTGGAGCGCGGGGCAGGCAGCCAGGCCCGGCGTATCCATGCCGCAATCCGAGATGCCATTCTCGATGGGCAGCTCGCCGCCGGCTTGCGCCTGCCATCGAGCCGCGCCCTCGCGGAACAGCTCGGCGTCCGCCGCAGTGTTGTGGTCGTCGCCTACGAGCACCTCTACGGCGATGGCCTGGTGGAATCACGCACGGGGGCGGGGACCTACGTCGCGGCCGGGATCCAGGTGCATGCGCCGGCTCCCACCGCTCCCGTCGCCATCACCGTGCCGTCACGGCGGGCTTGCGCTGTAGGCAGCACGACGGTTAGTCGAAACCTTCTGCGTCGCTTTGGGATGGCAGCGCGGCGGCGGATTGCCCAAGCCGGCGCGGCGGATCTGTTCCGTGGTGATCCGCGAGGAACTAGGGCGCTGCGCGAGCAGATCGCCGCTCATCTCGCGGCCAGCCGCGGATTTCGTGCTGATCCGGATTGCATCATCGTCGTCGGCAGCGTGCAGCAGGGATTGCGTCTGTGTGCCGAGGCCTTGTTTTCGCCGGGGGATGCGGTGTGGACAGAGGACCCAGGCTATCCGCCGACGCACCGGACATTGCGAGCGGCCGGGCTGCAGCTCATCGCCATTCCTGTCGATGCCGAAGGGCTGGATGTGACCGCCGGCCGAAAGCGTTCGTCAGACGCACGCGCAGCCTACGTCACGCCGTCGAACCAGTTTCCCACGAGCGTCTCGATGCCTATGCCTCGACGTCTAGCGCTGCTCGAATGGGCCCGTGAGGCGCGCGCCTGGGTGCTCGAAGACGACTACGACAACGAGTTCCGCTATGACGGGCCACCCCTGACCGCGCTCGCCGGCCTTGATGGTGGCGACCGCGTGATCTACTTCGGCACGTTCTCAAAAATGCTCTTCTCGAGCGTGCGCCTCGCCTATGTCGTGGCACCAGCTGCGGCCCTCGAGCGCATGATCGCAGCTCGGGCCAGTTACGATCGTTTTCCGCCGTCACTCCTGGAGGGTGCAGTCGCCGATCTGATGGCGGACGGCACGCTCGCGGCTCACACCCGGCACGTCCGTAAGCACTACCGGATGGCGCGCGACACCTTGGCTTCTGCGCTGGAGCAGTCGGCCGGTACACATCTGCGTATCGTCAAACCCGCCCAGGGTCTGCACCTGCTCGCCTACTTGGCGGGCGATGTCTCGCCGGAAGCTGCGTCGCAAATCCTGGAGCAGGCCGGCGTAGAGTCGTGGCTTTTGAGTGAGACACGTCTTGAGGTGCATGGCCCGGAGGGCTTCATTCTCGGCTTCGCAGGCCATACAGAGGCGGACTTGCGTCACGCTGCGGTGGCGTTAGGGGCAGCAGTTCGCTCGGTCCTTGGATAG
- a CDS encoding IS66-like element ISMno2 family transposase, whose product MGRSELERLSKQELIELVLRLQRPEKTSRTSSKPPSTDRKERREQAKPGGAKPGHEGHSRTLSPDPDEIVAHRPGHCPCCGGVLAPDLPAEIVSVCEQIDLPAVAPMVTQHQRLAVRCPACGTRVVAPVPQAARGTPFGPRLHAVAVYLKTFQALSYERLQAALSDLFGLTLSQGGLMNLLRRAQRQFRADREAAVSALRRAAVVASDETGVRIEGSNSYHWVFRSDAAVVHHAASTRAAAVVHAMMDGHRPSVWLSDRYTAQQGHGEHHQTCLAHLARDVAYAVEVSDDPVPLRLQLWLGSVFSLAERVTDLAASTLSAKRRALDRQLSAILAAPSRCDLTRALQAKIGRARDQLLVFLDHPGRVAVTNNACERALRPAVVQRKVTNGYRAMWAAAGEADVRTVVDTARLSGAGTFATILNIIRA is encoded by the coding sequence ATGGGCCGCAGCGAGCTGGAACGCCTGAGCAAGCAGGAGCTGATCGAGCTGGTGCTGCGGCTGCAGCGCCCCGAGAAGACCTCGCGCACCTCGTCCAAGCCGCCCTCGACCGACCGCAAGGAGCGGCGCGAGCAGGCCAAGCCCGGCGGCGCCAAGCCGGGTCACGAGGGACATAGCCGAACGCTCAGCCCCGATCCCGACGAGATCGTCGCTCACCGCCCGGGTCACTGCCCCTGCTGCGGAGGTGTTCTGGCTCCGGATCTGCCGGCCGAGATCGTCAGCGTGTGCGAGCAGATCGACTTGCCCGCGGTGGCACCGATGGTCACCCAGCATCAACGGCTCGCCGTCCGCTGCCCGGCTTGTGGCACGCGCGTCGTCGCTCCAGTGCCGCAGGCCGCACGCGGCACGCCGTTCGGCCCGCGCCTGCACGCGGTGGCGGTGTATCTGAAGACCTTCCAGGCTCTGTCCTACGAGCGGCTGCAGGCCGCGTTGTCGGACCTGTTCGGGCTCACCTTGAGCCAGGGCGGGCTGATGAACCTGCTGCGTCGGGCCCAGAGGCAGTTCCGTGCCGATCGCGAAGCTGCGGTCTCGGCGCTGCGCCGGGCCGCGGTAGTCGCCTCGGATGAGACCGGCGTGCGCATCGAGGGCAGCAACTCGTATCATTGGGTGTTCCGCTCGGACGCAGCGGTCGTTCATCACGCGGCCTCGACGCGGGCCGCCGCGGTGGTGCACGCGATGATGGACGGACACCGGCCGTCCGTGTGGCTGTCGGACCGCTACACCGCCCAGCAGGGCCACGGTGAGCATCACCAGACCTGCCTGGCGCATTTGGCCCGTGACGTCGCCTACGCGGTCGAGGTCAGCGACGACCCCGTGCCGCTGCGCCTACAACTCTGGCTGGGAAGCGTGTTCAGCCTGGCCGAGCGCGTCACCGACCTGGCCGCCTCGACGCTCTCGGCCAAGCGCCGGGCCCTGGATCGGCAGCTGTCCGCCATCCTCGCTGCACCAAGCCGCTGCGATCTGACCCGCGCTCTGCAAGCCAAGATCGGCCGAGCCCGCGACCAGCTCCTGGTCTTCCTCGACCATCCCGGCCGCGTGGCGGTCACCAACAACGCTTGCGAGCGCGCGCTGCGCCCGGCAGTGGTGCAGCGGAAGGTGACGAACGGCTATCGGGCCATGTGGGCGGCCGCGGGTGAGGCGGACGTGCGCACCGTCGTCGACACGGCCCGCCTCTCGGGGGCCGGCACCTTCGCCACTATCCTCAACATCATCCGCGCCTGA
- a CDS encoding LysR family transcriptional regulator has protein sequence MSLRALRTLHAIAQHGSFARAGEVVGLTQSAVSLQVKMLEEEFGARLFDRSRRLPRLTEAGRIVLEKSAEVLALYDQIASALSDEQSLAGRLRLGAVQTALSGVLPEALAALNQSHPRVRVHVSAGMSAELALRIAAGELDAAVTTEPVRPHPPDLVWTPLYEDRFWLIAPPGHDARSPRELLSELPFIRFDSHAWAGRVIDRELRRMRLDVREEMVLDSLEVILRMVEKGLGVAVVPLSDDVLATLRLTTLPFGEPQLIRRIVLLERQDCTGGRLSAALAQAVMDIKKGAVPG, from the coding sequence ATGTCGCTTCGTGCCCTTCGGACCCTGCACGCCATTGCCCAGCATGGATCCTTTGCTCGTGCCGGCGAGGTCGTTGGGCTGACGCAGTCGGCGGTGAGCTTGCAGGTGAAGATGCTTGAGGAGGAGTTCGGCGCGCGGCTCTTCGACCGGTCGCGCCGGCTGCCGCGGCTCACTGAGGCGGGCAGGATCGTTCTCGAAAAATCAGCGGAGGTGCTGGCGCTCTATGACCAGATCGCGTCCGCACTGAGCGACGAACAGTCCCTGGCCGGGCGTCTTCGGCTCGGAGCCGTCCAGACCGCGCTGTCCGGCGTGCTGCCGGAGGCACTGGCCGCTCTCAACCAATCGCACCCTCGCGTTCGCGTCCACGTCTCTGCTGGCATGTCGGCGGAGCTTGCCTTGCGGATCGCTGCCGGGGAGCTGGACGCGGCCGTGACGACCGAACCGGTCCGGCCACATCCTCCGGACCTGGTCTGGACGCCCCTCTATGAGGACCGCTTCTGGCTGATCGCGCCGCCTGGCCACGATGCGCGAAGCCCGCGCGAGTTGCTGTCCGAGCTGCCTTTTATCCGCTTCGACAGCCACGCTTGGGCCGGCCGCGTGATTGACCGCGAGTTGCGGCGAATGCGGCTGGATGTCCGCGAGGAAATGGTGCTGGACAGTCTGGAGGTCATCCTGAGGATGGTCGAAAAAGGACTGGGCGTCGCCGTTGTCCCACTTTCAGATGATGTGCTTGCGACACTCCGTTTGACGACCCTGCCGTTCGGCGAACCGCAGCTGATCCGGCGCATTGTGCTTCTGGAAAGACAGGACTGTACCGGTGGGCGACTGTCCGCCGCGCTCGCTCAAGCCGTAATGGACATCAAGAAGGGCGCAGTTCCCGGATGA
- a CDS encoding LuxR C-terminal-related transcriptional regulator: MVQMVVALVIDSNPLFREGLVRILPKSQFRTIRPLASANGADLCEAGDQSPDLVLLGARDAAPATVDEITALHWQWPGARIVVLSDRHDPCVIAAAFRAGASAYLEQLRSHDALVKIIELVMAGETVLTSPRLNQLLKSELLPTPPLGQSAAAPSDRGASSNGGTAVPDGKRLADNLQINMPHLSERERLILTMLASGSSNKVIARRLDVTEATVKVHVKSILRKIRVSNRTQAAIWATKNGIVAPTGYTQTACPVVSVPVANANAFTDH; the protein is encoded by the coding sequence ATGGTTCAGATGGTTGTCGCTCTAGTCATCGATTCGAATCCGCTTTTCCGAGAAGGATTGGTGCGGATCTTGCCTAAGAGCCAGTTCCGAACAATCCGGCCACTGGCCTCGGCCAACGGTGCTGATCTGTGCGAGGCGGGTGACCAGAGTCCTGACTTGGTCTTGCTCGGCGCCCGAGACGCCGCCCCGGCCACGGTGGATGAGATCACGGCGCTTCACTGGCAATGGCCGGGCGCCCGTATCGTGGTGCTATCGGATCGGCACGATCCCTGTGTGATCGCCGCGGCATTCAGGGCGGGCGCTAGTGCCTATCTGGAGCAGCTCAGGAGCCATGATGCCTTGGTCAAAATCATCGAGCTGGTGATGGCAGGGGAGACGGTCCTGACCTCCCCCCGCTTGAATCAGCTCCTCAAATCCGAGCTGCTGCCAACGCCGCCCCTTGGGCAGAGCGCGGCTGCTCCCTCAGACCGTGGAGCGTCATCGAATGGTGGGACGGCCGTTCCAGATGGCAAGCGTCTCGCCGACAACTTACAGATAAACATGCCGCACTTGTCCGAGCGCGAGCGGTTGATCCTGACCATGCTGGCGTCCGGGAGTTCCAACAAGGTGATTGCCAGGCGCCTTGACGTAACCGAAGCCACCGTGAAGGTCCACGTAAAGTCGATTCTGCGCAAGATTCGGGTGTCGAATCGCACGCAGGCGGCAATCTGGGCCACCAAGAACGGGATTGTCGCACCCACAGGTTACACGCAGACCGCCTGCCCAGTCGTCAGTGTGCCTGTCGCAAACGCGAACGCGTTCACAGATCACTAG
- a CDS encoding pyridoxamine 5'-phosphate oxidase family protein — MTDVSATAYPIDAVNRVKRRHDRGHYDHATVHALLDAAALCHVSYVIDGQPYCTPTLFWREGTRLYWHGSSASRMLRNLSKGEPACLTVTHLDSLVLARSGFNHSADYRSVMAFGHARLLEDPAEKHHALTMMVDRFFPGRTSRLRETTAQESKATAIIYMDIARASAKIRAKGVADDEEDYALPIYAERLPVHSIIGVPEPCPRLMSDVARSPDLAGYETGRALGDALTEAHARTYSLQR; from the coding sequence GTGACGGACGTATCCGCGACTGCCTACCCCATTGATGCGGTGAACCGTGTGAAGCGCCGTCATGACCGAGGTCACTACGACCACGCGACCGTCCACGCTTTGCTGGACGCCGCCGCGCTCTGTCACGTCTCCTACGTCATTGACGGTCAGCCCTACTGCACGCCGACCCTGTTCTGGCGTGAAGGAACGCGTCTCTACTGGCACGGATCGAGCGCCAGCCGGATGCTGCGCAACCTCTCGAAGGGCGAGCCGGCCTGTCTGACGGTCACCCACCTGGACAGCCTCGTACTGGCACGATCGGGCTTCAATCATTCCGCCGACTACCGCTCCGTGATGGCCTTCGGCCACGCCCGGTTGCTGGAAGATCCTGCAGAGAAGCACCACGCTTTGACCATGATGGTCGATCGGTTCTTTCCCGGTCGGACCTCAAGGCTGCGGGAAACAACTGCTCAGGAGTCCAAGGCGACAGCAATCATCTACATGGATATCGCGCGCGCGTCCGCGAAGATCCGCGCAAAGGGTGTTGCCGACGACGAAGAAGACTATGCGCTGCCGATCTATGCGGAACGTCTGCCGGTCCATTCGATCATCGGTGTACCCGAGCCCTGCCCCCGCCTGATGAGCGATGTCGCACGCTCGCCGGATCTCGCCGGCTACGAGACTGGTCGTGCTCTTGGAGATGCTCTGACGGAGGCGCATGCGCGCACCTATAGCTTGCAGCGCTGA
- a CDS encoding hemolysin-type calcium-binding protein: MAVYYLDNSAATASDTNAGTSAAAPFRSLAAINNHAFQPGDTISIKAGTTYQGTLSITADGTASAPITFNSYGTGAKPIIQSSGTNNILLNGANYVVVDGLDARGASRGGVSVDAASSHNIITNSDVSNAGMGMEIYGQYNQLESNYIHDLKMVVNTPGGVDDAGAIGFGIFGSHNDFGYNKIVNAKAPSYDYGTDGGGFETWRSVSDIRIHDNWVQDSNGFFEAGGMAGDTIDGITLDHNVSLNNGDFHCLHNAGGTFGINVGSFKESYNTIVQQSGSGAQMVFDGPVGTGFQFDHNIVDVASGWVMFNQEVSNRSYNRYDGAQITPTGSNYMTGESSGDPQFVSSTDFHLQAGSPATGLGAYAGTTSPQTTTTSGASVGGTTSPQTTSGGDTTATATATATASATTTAGADTVTTTDKILTGTKGNDVLTGGAGNDQISGLGGNDALYGGAGNDVLTGGAGFDTFVFDSASVLIGGVDRITDFNAKQDIIDLGTQFAGIPQGSLTNDYFHVGTAAETLNQHIVYNQGTGAMYYDPDGSGPQAQLEFAQLAAGTPLSASNLFHY, encoded by the coding sequence ATGGCCGTTTACTATCTCGATAACTCTGCGGCGACCGCCTCCGACACCAATGCCGGTACCTCGGCTGCCGCGCCTTTTAGAAGCCTCGCGGCGATCAATAACCACGCCTTTCAGCCCGGCGACACCATTTCGATCAAGGCCGGCACCACCTATCAGGGCACGCTTAGCATCACGGCTGACGGTACGGCCTCGGCCCCAATCACCTTCAACAGCTATGGGACCGGCGCCAAGCCGATTATTCAGTCCTCCGGCACCAACAACATCCTCCTCAACGGCGCCAATTATGTTGTGGTGGACGGCCTCGATGCGCGCGGCGCTTCCCGGGGCGGCGTGAGCGTGGACGCAGCATCGAGCCATAACATTATCACCAACTCCGATGTCTCGAATGCCGGCATGGGCATGGAGATCTATGGGCAGTACAATCAGCTCGAGTCAAACTATATCCACGACCTGAAAATGGTCGTGAACACCCCAGGCGGGGTTGATGATGCCGGAGCGATTGGTTTCGGCATCTTCGGCTCCCATAACGACTTCGGCTACAACAAGATCGTGAATGCCAAGGCGCCGTCCTACGATTACGGCACGGATGGGGGCGGCTTCGAGACATGGCGCTCGGTCAGCGACATTCGCATCCACGACAACTGGGTGCAGGATTCCAACGGGTTCTTCGAAGCCGGCGGTATGGCGGGCGACACCATCGACGGTATCACCCTCGACCACAACGTCTCACTCAACAATGGCGACTTTCACTGCCTGCACAATGCCGGCGGCACGTTCGGCATCAACGTCGGCAGCTTTAAGGAAAGCTACAACACCATCGTTCAGCAGAGCGGCAGCGGCGCGCAGATGGTCTTCGACGGACCGGTGGGGACCGGTTTTCAGTTCGACCACAACATCGTCGACGTCGCCTCCGGCTGGGTCATGTTCAACCAGGAGGTCTCGAACCGCAGCTATAACCGCTATGACGGCGCCCAGATCACGCCGACAGGCAGCAATTACATGACCGGCGAGAGCAGCGGCGACCCGCAATTCGTGTCGAGCACGGATTTCCACCTCCAGGCCGGAAGCCCCGCGACCGGGCTCGGCGCCTATGCCGGCACGACCTCGCCGCAGACGACCACCACGAGCGGCGCCTCGGTGGGCGGCACGACCTCGCCCCAGACGACATCCGGCGGGGACACCACAGCCACAGCCACAGCCACAGCCACAGCCTCAGCCACAACCACAGCCGGAGCCGACACGGTCACCACGACCGACAAGATCCTGACCGGCACCAAGGGCAACGACGTCCTGACCGGAGGGGCCGGGAACGACCAAATCAGTGGGCTCGGCGGAAACGACGCCCTCTATGGCGGCGCCGGCAATGACGTTCTGACTGGCGGCGCCGGGTTCGACACCTTCGTGTTTGATTCGGCGAGCGTGCTCATCGGCGGCGTGGATAGGATCACGGACTTCAACGCCAAGCAGGACATCATCGACCTCGGAACCCAGTTCGCCGGGATCCCGCAGGGCAGCCTCACCAACGACTACTTTCACGTCGGGACGGCCGCCGAGACGCTGAACCAGCACATCGTCTACAACCAGGGAACGGGGGCGATGTACTACGACCCGGACGGAAGCGGTCCGCAGGCCCAGCTGGAGTTTGCCCAGCTCGCCGCCGGTACACCGCTTTCTGCCAGCAATCTGTTCCACTACTGA
- a CDS encoding peroxidase-related enzyme (This protein belongs to a clade of uncharacterized proteins related to peroxidases such as the alkylhydroperoxidase AhpD.), whose amino-acid sequence MNSRTNAPIGRYPVPTLSDMPSDIRDRLLAVQEKSGFIPNVFLVFAHWPDEFRAFFAYHDALMDRPGNLTKAEREMIVVATSNANQCQYCVVAHGAILRVRAKNALIADQIAVNYRKADITERQKAMLDFAMKVALEAYAVGEDDFATLAQHGLDAEDAWDIAAIASFFGMSNRMANVTSLRPNDEFYTLGR is encoded by the coding sequence ATGAACTCACGCACCAACGCTCCGATCGGCCGCTATCCTGTTCCCACGCTGTCGGACATGCCGTCAGACATCCGCGACCGGCTGCTTGCTGTACAGGAGAAGTCCGGCTTCATTCCCAACGTATTTCTGGTCTTTGCGCACTGGCCGGACGAGTTCCGCGCCTTCTTTGCCTATCATGATGCGCTGATGGACAGGCCCGGTAACCTGACCAAAGCCGAGCGTGAAATGATCGTGGTGGCGACCAGCAATGCGAACCAGTGCCAGTATTGCGTCGTCGCACACGGCGCAATTCTGCGCGTTCGGGCAAAGAACGCTCTGATCGCCGACCAGATTGCAGTCAATTACCGCAAAGCAGATATTACAGAGCGTCAAAAAGCGATGCTGGATTTCGCCATGAAGGTGGCGCTCGAGGCTTACGCAGTCGGTGAGGATGATTTCGCCACGCTGGCGCAGCACGGGCTTGACGCGGAAGATGCTTGGGATATTGCCGCGATCGCGTCCTTCTTCGGGATGTCGAACCGAATGGCAAACGTCACCAGTCTGCGACCCAATGACGAATTCTATACTTTGGGCCGATAG
- a CDS encoding GNAT family N-acetyltransferase has product MSMEETGVNLSSWNGASRPQRIVLDGVYARLEPLDPACHARDLFDVTQEAGAEERHRYLVDAVPLHEADFVRWTEGAAASDDPLFFAVIDKATRRAEGRQALMRIDPKHGVIEIGSILWGPAIARTRVTTEAFYLAASYIFDTLGYRRFEWKCDSRNVPSKNSATRFGFTFEGLFRDHMIIRGENRDTAWFSITRPEWPRLSAALTTWLDPSNFDAAGRQVRRLEECRT; this is encoded by the coding sequence ATGAGCATGGAAGAAACTGGAGTGAACCTTTCGAGCTGGAACGGCGCTTCCAGACCCCAGCGCATCGTGCTCGACGGAGTCTATGCGCGTCTGGAGCCACTCGATCCTGCCTGCCATGCGCGCGACCTCTTCGACGTCACGCAGGAGGCGGGGGCCGAGGAGCGGCACCGCTATCTGGTGGATGCGGTCCCGTTACACGAGGCAGACTTCGTACGATGGACGGAGGGTGCCGCAGCGTCGGATGATCCACTGTTCTTTGCCGTAATCGACAAGGCAACTAGACGTGCGGAAGGGCGGCAGGCGCTGATGCGGATCGATCCGAAGCACGGCGTGATCGAGATCGGCAGCATCCTCTGGGGGCCGGCCATCGCCCGGACGCGGGTCACGACGGAGGCGTTCTATCTCGCCGCCTCCTACATCTTCGACACGCTTGGTTATCGGCGGTTCGAATGGAAATGCGACAGCCGGAACGTGCCGTCGAAGAACTCGGCTACACGGTTCGGTTTTACGTTCGAGGGCCTGTTCCGCGACCACATGATCATCAGAGGAGAGAACCGCGACACCGCCTGGTTCTCGATCACCAGGCCCGAGTGGCCCAGACTCTCGGCGGCACTCACCACCTGGCTCGATCCGTCGAACTTCGATGCTGCGGGTAGGCAGGTGCGGAGGCTGGAAGAATGCCGGACCTGA
- a CDS encoding AEC family transporter: MTGAVLLALLPIVILIALGMLLRHRRFLDDGFWPQAERLGYFVLLPCLFFHGLATAHLKSLPVGDLALTLILSTLVVAALVVAMRPLMKVNGPAFTSVFQGRVRFNNYVGVTLAAGLFGAKGIALAAICNAAIVPTVNILCVMVFARHGSAKLTGRGILKQLVTNPLVVGSLGGIANQMLGLGIPPGLEPAMRALGAASLPLGLLCIGAALEFRSARQWVGPVASSSVMKFLAMPVATVLVARLTGLKGPALTTALLFQALPTASSAYILARQLGGDAPLMAGITATQTVLAFVAIPLVLTSLNIVVNF; encoded by the coding sequence ATGACCGGCGCGGTCCTTTTGGCGTTGCTGCCGATCGTTATTTTGATCGCGCTGGGAATGCTGCTGCGGCATCGCCGCTTCCTCGATGACGGATTCTGGCCGCAGGCCGAGCGGCTCGGATACTTCGTCCTGCTCCCGTGCCTCTTCTTCCACGGCCTCGCGACCGCGCACCTTAAGTCGCTGCCTGTCGGCGACCTTGCCCTGACGCTGATCCTCTCGACCCTCGTCGTCGCCGCACTCGTCGTCGCCATGCGACCGCTCATGAAGGTGAACGGGCCAGCGTTCACGTCGGTGTTTCAGGGACGCGTGCGCTTCAACAATTATGTCGGTGTGACCCTGGCTGCCGGGCTGTTCGGCGCGAAAGGCATCGCTCTGGCGGCGATCTGCAATGCCGCGATCGTGCCAACGGTCAACATCCTCTGCGTGATGGTGTTCGCCCGGCACGGTTCGGCGAAACTGACCGGTCGCGGCATTCTCAAGCAGCTTGTGACGAACCCCCTGGTCGTCGGCTCTCTTGGCGGTATCGCGAACCAGATGCTTGGGTTGGGCATTCCTCCGGGGCTGGAGCCGGCCATGCGGGCGTTGGGTGCAGCCTCGCTGCCTCTCGGCCTTCTCTGCATTGGCGCAGCGCTCGAGTTCCGCTCGGCGCGGCAGTGGGTGGGGCCGGTCGCCTCGTCGTCCGTCATGAAATTTCTCGCGATGCCGGTCGCCACGGTTCTGGTCGCCAGGCTGACGGGACTGAAGGGACCGGCTCTGACGACGGCGCTTCTCTTCCAGGCTCTACCGACCGCCTCATCCGCCTACATCCTCGCGCGGCAGCTCGGCGGCGACGCCCCACTCATGGCGGGTATCACCGCAACGCAGACTGTCTTAGCTTTTGTCGCAATCCCATTAGTACTGACCAGTCTCAACATTGTTGTCAACTTCTGA